The following DNA comes from Mycobacteroides immunogenum.
CATCATCGGAATCCGTTGGCAAGTCCAATGTCAACGCCCCGACAAAGGGACGGCGGTTCCCGAACTCTGCCCATTCGGCCGCCAGCCCCGGCATGCAGGCCTCATCGTATGCCTGGATTTCGAGCGCTCCGCGCTCGGTGATCCGCCACGGCGATGGCTTGGTGGCCTTGGGAAGACCCAGCTCACGGCGTTGAGGGTCTTCAAGTTTCTTGAACAGCGGCCACCCGAGCCACTCCGAAAACCTCATGATGGAGCGGCCCACCCGCGCCGGCATACCCGGGACAAGCTGACCGTTGGCACGTATCGGAAAAACGTGCAGTGTGGCGAAGGGTAAGTCGAGGAACTCCGCGACGTTCCCGGCCGACTCTTCTCCGAGTACGCCTGTGAAGAGCAGATCCGCATCCCCTGCCTGGGAACGCAGCGTCGAACTGACCTCTTCCCAGCACTGCGTGAGAAAACGCCAGTCCTCGCGCAACAGCTCCTTGAGATCGCTGATCCGCCAGAAGTTCTTCCAAAAATTCCGCAGGAATCTAGCCCAGAAGTCCCGATTCACGTCCTGCCAGACGCGCACATCAGGGCCGCAGGCGACCGCCGCCAAGCCCACGGCTTCGACGAAGCCCACCAGGTCGGGCGGCACGATCATGCGCACCTCATGTCCCCGGCGTAACAGCTCCCGCCCGATAGCAACACCGGGCTCTACATCACCACGTGTCCCATAAAACGACAGTACGAATTTCATCGCGGATCTCAGCCCTTCACTTCCCGTGTTCCTGCGGAATGAAAGCGGGAGCCTTGCCACGGCTCGACCGCCCGGCAGCATAACCCGGTACGCACGCTATCAACCTGAAATCCAACAGATTTGGGCAGAACGTCCAGATTTCACATCATGCGCGCCGAAGGACGAATCCAGTCTGGTCACCGCGGTTCTGCTGATTGAGACGCTTGGCGCGCTTCTCCCATTCCCAGATCTGCTTGGGGCGGAACATCGTAAGGATCTTGGGGTCGGTCACCGGAACGTCAACTCGGTAGGCCTCGCTCCCCGTGAACTGACCGAACGTTGAGTCGTCGAATGTCCGGGAAATACGCAATCCGGCTTGTTCGGCGGCCAGCGCCATGCCTTCTCGCGAGGGTACGACCATATGCCGAGGGGCATCGGCCTGTACCCAGTTGGCCCCGTAGATGGACCATGCTTCCGATGACGTCGTGGGCACCCGCGCCAGGCACAAACCACCGACGGCGAGTTTCTGTGCCGCAAGCCGGAGTGTGGCCACCGGATCGGGCATGTGTTCGAGCGAGTGGTTGAACATGATCAGGTCGAATTCGCCTGTCACATCGCCCAGATACCGCTTCTGCAGCGGTACACCTTCCTGCGATTCGCCGTCTGCCGTGATGAATGGGTCGGCGCCGATCAGGCTGCTGAATCCAACTCTGGCAAGTCTGTCCAACAAGGCGCCGCTGCCACAGCCAACATCCAGGATCCGGGCGCCACGTTCGGTGCCAAGCTGGGCGAGCATGCTGATGACGTCTCCTCCCAACAACACACGAAAGACACCCTCCGGCACTGGCGCCGTCATAATCGGACCGAATACTCTTCCACCGCTTCGCAATTTGAATCGATCACGCTGGGTAACCAACCATTGAAGAGCTCTCGGCTGCCCTGACCCATTGTGTGAGTAATAAGTCTCTGGATAGTGACGCATGAGGTCGTCGCCCTCCAGTGCGTTTACGATCTGCAAGGTGTCACACGAGGCACAACTGAAATAGTCGAACACCTCCCGGGTCCCGAACATCATCTCGCGGATTTCAAGCTTCCGATGGGGACCGGATGAACCACACAGCCGGCACTCACTGGTAACGAACATCATTCAGATCTCCAAGCGCTGGTGACCGTGCGCCACAGAACAACTCTCAAAGGAACCACAGACGACGAACCTACCGCGTAGTGTGTCCGAACGTGTGGGGATCGGTACTGGCGCTCGTGGTACTGGTGGCCCTCAACCCGATACGCCTCGGCATCACGCTCCTGGTGATCTCCCGGTCACGACCCGTACAGAACCTGCTCGTCTACTGGGCAGGTTGTCTTATCGGCTGCATCCCAGCCATGGTGCTTCCGCTCACCCTGCTGCATGTCACGCCGATGTTCAGATCTTTCGCCGAGAATGCCGCGGCCAGTCCCACCATTCGTCATATTCAGCTCGGCATGGGTTTAGTGGCGCTGTCCGTCGCCGCACTGATAGCGGTCCGACCGATGTTGCGGAAGCGCGACCTTCAGATGGCGTCCAGCGGTAATGCGCCTGCACCAGAAGTGAATCCACCAACCACAAATCCCCTCTCGCGGCTATTGGGACGCGACGATGATGCCGTGACGGCAGCGGGTCGCTCTCCAGGCAGACGGCTACTGGCCCGCGCCACCGATGCCTGGGAGAACGGAGCCCTGTGGGTCTCATTCGCAATCGGCCTGTTGCTCGGTGGTATCGAGCCGGACGCGGGTTTGTTCCTCATCGCCATCCTAGTGACGTCAGGGGCCGGCACGGCGACACAAGTCATCGTCGCCATCGTATTCGCCGTCGGGGTATTGGGCATCGTCGAACTCACCCTGGTCAGCTACGCGGTTGCACCGGCGAAAACTCAAGCGGTTGTGCAGCTCTTACACGATTGGGCATTGACTCACCGCCGAAAAATTCTGATCGCCATGTGCATAGTGGCTGGAGTTTCCCTTCTCCTCCACGGGAGCGGCGCCATTTGACACTGTCGGAGCTGATGCGAAACCTATTCGGGCACAATGATTCGCCAAACTCGTGGTTCGCACCATCGGCGTAATTTGGTTGTGAATTTCGCCAAGAAACCGCCACCGCCTGGGTAGTGTTCGGGGCCGTGTGGGGTCTACTGCTCGCGATGGCAATCATGTTCGCCGTCAATCCGGTCTTGCTCGCCATCATTGTCTTGATGATCTCGCGGCCTCGGCCTCTGCAGAATCTGGCGGCCTACTGGCTCGGCACCCTGATCGTAAGTCTCGCCGGCCTATTGATACCGCTGATGGTGTTGCACATAGCGCCATCCTTTCGTTCGTTTGTCGAAGATATGGCCACCCCAGGCAGCAGCATCACCACCCGCGTCGTGAACCTCGGCATGGGTCTTCTCATGCTCTCGATCGTGACACTGCTGGCCGTGCGCTCGGTCCGCGAACGTTCACACCAACCGGTCCCTGCCTGCAGCGTGCCCGCAGGCACGGCCATCTCTGAAAGGCCAAACCCGATCACGTCGCCGTTCGGCACTCACAGCGATACCGAGACAGCGGGCGGCTCAGTGTTCAGGCGGACACTGCGCCGCCTCCAAAGCGCCTGGGAAGAGGGAGCTTTATGGGTCGCATTGGTGTTCGGCCTCTGCGGTGTGCCACCACCCATGCTGGTTATCTTTGTGCTCACGCCCGTGGTGGCCTCCGGCGCCCCGATCGTCACTCAAGTCATCGCTGTCATCGCATTTGTCTTCGGGATGTTCGCGGTGGTCGAACTCACCCTGGTCTGCTACCTGATCGCGCCTACGCGAACCCTCGTCGTACTGCAGCCCCTACACGACTGGGCTCTCGCTCACCGACGGCAGGTGCTGATCACCATCTTCTCGATCGCCGGGACCATCCAGATCATCAACGGCATCGCCTGAATCCGTCAGGTCATGCGGTGCGGTTCACGCCCATGTGCCGCGGCGACCATTAGCGGTCGCCATGACCTCGTAGATCAGCTTCATCATCGACGGGCGAGTACGGCGGCTCAGCTTGTGGAATCTCTGGAAATCCTCAATCAAGGCCCGGAAACCACGCTCGCTGGTCCGATAGGAACCCAAGACCCGGTCGAGTTCGGCCGTGTCCCACGGGTCGTCTCGCGCGGCCGCACAGAGAGTGCCGTAGACAACCGACATCCAGTCCGTGCCGAAGGGCTCTGAGACTGGGCCCGAGTACTTTTGCCGCCGGAGATCGGCTTCGAGGAACTCGTCGATGGCCTCCTCGTCGCGAGAATCCAGGTTGACGCCGAGCGC
Coding sequences within:
- a CDS encoding class I SAM-dependent methyltransferase, which gives rise to MMFVTSECRLCGSSGPHRKLEIREMMFGTREVFDYFSCASCDTLQIVNALEGDDLMRHYPETYYSHNGSGQPRALQWLVTQRDRFKLRSGGRVFGPIMTAPVPEGVFRVLLGGDVISMLAQLGTERGARILDVGCGSGALLDRLARVGFSSLIGADPFITADGESQEGVPLQKRYLGDVTGEFDLIMFNHSLEHMPDPVATLRLAAQKLAVGGLCLARVPTTSSEAWSIYGANWVQADAPRHMVVPSREGMALAAEQAGLRISRTFDDSTFGQFTGSEAYRVDVPVTDPKILTMFRPKQIWEWEKRAKRLNQQNRGDQTGFVLRRA
- a CDS encoding GAP family protein — protein: MWGLLLAMAIMFAVNPVLLAIIVLMISRPRPLQNLAAYWLGTLIVSLAGLLIPLMVLHIAPSFRSFVEDMATPGSSITTRVVNLGMGLLMLSIVTLLAVRSVRERSHQPVPACSVPAGTAISERPNPITSPFGTHSDTETAGGSVFRRTLRRLQSAWEEGALWVALVFGLCGVPPPMLVIFVLTPVVASGAPIVTQVIAVIAFVFGMFAVVELTLVCYLIAPTRTLVVLQPLHDWALAHRRQVLITIFSIAGTIQIINGIA
- a CDS encoding glycosyltransferase, which translates into the protein MKFVLSFYGTRGDVEPGVAIGRELLRRGHEVRMIVPPDLVGFVEAVGLAAVACGPDVRVWQDVNRDFWARFLRNFWKNFWRISDLKELLREDWRFLTQCWEEVSSTLRSQAGDADLLFTGVLGEESAGNVAEFLDLPFATLHVFPIRANGQLVPGMPARVGRSIMRFSEWLGWPLFKKLEDPQRRELGLPKATKPSPWRITERGALEIQAYDEACMPGLAAEWAEFGNRRPFVGALTLDLPTDSDDEVASWIAAGTPPICFGFGSMPVESADKTLAMISAACEELGERALLCAGGSDFTHVRHFENVKVVAVMNYSTVFPACKAIVHHGGAGTTAASLRAGVPTLVLSTDLDQTLWGARVKRLKVGTARRFSATTVKTLVADLRSVLDPRCVSRAHEVATRMTKPAESPVNAADLLENFARLKRAG
- a CDS encoding GAP family protein, which gives rise to MWGSVLALVVLVALNPIRLGITLLVISRSRPVQNLLVYWAGCLIGCIPAMVLPLTLLHVTPMFRSFAENAAASPTIRHIQLGMGLVALSVAALIAVRPMLRKRDLQMASSGNAPAPEVNPPTTNPLSRLLGRDDDAVTAAGRSPGRRLLARATDAWENGALWVSFAIGLLLGGIEPDAGLFLIAILVTSGAGTATQVIVAIVFAVGVLGIVELTLVSYAVAPAKTQAVVQLLHDWALTHRRKILIAMCIVAGVSLLLHGSGAI